In Streptomyces chartreusis, the following proteins share a genomic window:
- a CDS encoding beta-L-arabinofuranosidase domain-containing protein, producing the protein MAPPLSRRFLLRAAALTAAAPAISHTATGRAAAAVQEAQAVTAVPTAWSVQPFALDDVALRPGLFADKRQLMLDHARGYDVNRLLQVFRANAGLATGGAVAPGGWEGLDGEANGNLRGHYTGHFLTMLAQAYAGTGEQVFTDRIGTMIGALTEVRAALRGDPAVLSVAGRFGTAAENVRGSYRYVDLPAAVLGGAPAITLSAWVKPAHDANWARVFDFGDNDTRYLYLAARNANGVPRFAVTSSGPGGEQGLDGTAALPLGRWSHLAVTIGGGTGTLYVNGSAVARNTAMTLTPAALGTLANNWLGRSNFAADPVFAGAYDEFNIWSRALSAAEITELQGARAADVSAARGDLASYAFDETSGGTFADASGRGLAATLRRTWGGPSHPGFLAAYPETQFIDLESRTTSDYTKVWAPYYTAHKILRGVLDAYLATGDTRALDLASGMCDWMYSRLSKLPEATLQRMWGLFSSGEFGGIVEAVCDLHSITRKAEHLALARLFDLDRLIDNCATGTDILDGLHANQHIPIFTGYLRLYDATGEARYLDAARNFWGMVVPHRMYGIGGTSTAEFWKARGVIAGTISDTDAETCCAYNMLKLSRTLFFHEQRPQYMDYYERALYNQVLGSKQDKADAEKPLVTYFIGLTPGHVRDYTPKQGTTCCEGTGMESATKYQDSVYFKAADGSALYVNLYSPSQLSWDEKSVTVIQTTSFPREQGTTLTFGGAGSAFALRLRVPSWATAGFRVTVNGSAVSGTPVPGSYFTVSRTWRSGDTVRISMPFRLRVEKALDDRSLQSLFYGPINLVGRNSATSYLQLGLYRNAGLSGDLLPSLTPIAGKPLHFTLGGTEFAPFFEGTEDPTHAYFRRSEPRVILGNSDSGITNPAKPDGTTLLDEIWAGAPFTGKGALVARVRSTVNAWVSAGLLGQGDGQTVIRTAQQATYAP; encoded by the coding sequence ATGGCACCGCCCCTCTCCAGAAGATTCCTTCTCCGGGCCGCCGCGCTCACCGCGGCGGCCCCCGCGATCAGCCACACGGCAACCGGCCGGGCAGCGGCCGCCGTTCAGGAGGCGCAGGCCGTGACCGCCGTCCCGACCGCCTGGTCCGTGCAGCCGTTCGCCCTGGACGACGTGGCCCTGCGGCCCGGACTCTTCGCCGACAAGCGGCAGTTGATGCTCGATCACGCCCGGGGCTACGACGTGAACCGGCTGCTCCAGGTGTTCCGGGCCAACGCCGGCCTCGCGACGGGCGGCGCCGTCGCGCCCGGCGGCTGGGAGGGGCTGGACGGCGAGGCCAATGGCAATCTGCGCGGGCACTACACCGGGCACTTCCTGACCATGCTGGCGCAGGCGTACGCCGGTACGGGCGAGCAGGTGTTCACGGACCGGATCGGCACCATGATCGGGGCGCTGACCGAGGTACGGGCCGCGCTGCGCGGGGACCCGGCCGTGCTGAGCGTCGCCGGCAGGTTCGGCACGGCCGCCGAGAACGTCCGCGGCTCCTACCGGTACGTCGACCTCCCCGCCGCCGTACTCGGAGGCGCCCCGGCGATCACCCTGTCCGCCTGGGTGAAGCCCGCGCACGACGCGAACTGGGCGCGGGTCTTCGACTTCGGCGACAACGACACCCGCTACCTGTACCTGGCCGCCCGCAACGCGAACGGTGTGCCGCGCTTCGCCGTCACGAGCAGCGGGCCCGGCGGTGAGCAGGGCCTCGACGGCACCGCCGCGCTGCCGCTCGGCCGGTGGAGCCACCTCGCCGTCACCATCGGCGGCGGCACCGGAACGCTGTACGTCAACGGCTCCGCCGTGGCCCGGAACACGGCGATGACCCTCACCCCGGCCGCGCTCGGCACCCTCGCCAACAACTGGCTCGGCCGCTCCAACTTCGCCGCCGACCCCGTCTTCGCGGGCGCCTACGACGAGTTCAACATCTGGTCGCGCGCCCTGAGCGCCGCCGAGATCACCGAGTTGCAGGGCGCGCGGGCGGCAGATGTGTCCGCCGCGCGCGGCGACCTGGCGTCGTACGCCTTCGACGAGACCTCGGGCGGGACGTTCGCCGACGCCTCCGGACGCGGCCTGGCCGCCACCCTGCGCCGGACCTGGGGCGGGCCCAGCCACCCCGGGTTCCTGGCGGCGTATCCGGAGACGCAGTTCATCGACCTGGAGTCGAGGACCACCAGCGACTACACCAAGGTGTGGGCGCCGTACTACACCGCGCACAAGATCCTCCGGGGTGTGCTGGACGCCTACCTCGCCACCGGGGACACCCGGGCCCTCGATCTCGCGTCCGGCATGTGCGACTGGATGTACTCACGCCTGTCCAAGCTGCCCGAGGCCACGCTCCAGCGCATGTGGGGGCTGTTCTCCAGCGGTGAGTTCGGCGGGATCGTGGAGGCGGTCTGCGATCTGCACTCGATCACCCGCAAGGCCGAACACCTCGCGCTGGCCCGGCTGTTCGACCTCGACCGGCTCATCGACAACTGCGCCACCGGCACCGACATCCTCGACGGGCTGCACGCCAACCAGCACATACCGATCTTCACCGGGTACCTGCGGTTGTACGACGCGACCGGCGAGGCCCGCTATCTCGACGCCGCCCGCAACTTCTGGGGCATGGTCGTGCCGCACCGCATGTACGGCATCGGCGGCACCAGCACCGCCGAGTTCTGGAAGGCGCGCGGCGTGATCGCGGGCACGATCAGCGACACCGACGCGGAGACGTGCTGCGCGTACAACATGCTGAAGCTGAGCCGGACCCTGTTCTTCCACGAGCAGCGGCCGCAATACATGGACTACTACGAGCGGGCCCTGTACAACCAGGTCCTCGGCTCCAAGCAGGACAAGGCCGACGCCGAGAAGCCGCTCGTCACGTACTTCATCGGGCTCACGCCGGGGCATGTGCGCGACTACACGCCCAAGCAGGGCACGACCTGCTGCGAGGGCACGGGCATGGAGAGCGCCACCAAGTACCAGGACTCGGTGTACTTCAAGGCCGCCGACGGCAGTGCCCTGTACGTCAACCTGTACAGCCCGTCCCAACTGAGCTGGGACGAAAAGAGTGTGACGGTCATTCAGACCACGTCCTTCCCGCGCGAGCAGGGCACCACGCTCACCTTCGGAGGCGCCGGCTCGGCCTTCGCCCTGCGGCTGCGGGTGCCGTCGTGGGCGACCGCCGGATTCCGGGTGACCGTCAACGGCAGTGCAGTGAGCGGCACTCCGGTGCCGGGGAGCTACTTCACGGTGTCCCGGACCTGGCGGAGCGGCGACACGGTGAGGATCTCCATGCCGTTCCGCCTCCGAGTCGAGAAGGCCCTCGACGACCGGTCCCTGCAATCGCTCTTCTACGGCCCGATCAACCTCGTCGGCCGCAACTCCGCGACCAGCTATCTCCAGTTGGGCCTCTACCGCAACGCCGGTCTCTCCGGCGACCTGCTGCCCTCGCTCACCCCGATCGCCGGCAAACCACTCCACTTCACCCTCGGCGGCACCGAGTTCGCCCCCTTCTTCGAGGGCACGGAGGACCCCACCCACGCCTACTTCCGGCGTTCCGAACCCCGGGTGATCCTCGGCAACTCCGACTCCGGCATCACCAACCCCGCTAAGCCCGACGGCACCACCCTGCTGGACGAGATCTGGGCCGGGGCCCCCTTCACCGGGAAGGGCGCGCTGGTCGCACGGGTGCGGTCCACGGTGAACGCCTGGGTGAGCGCGGGCCTGCTCGGCCAGGGCGACGGGCAGACGGTCATCCGTACGGCCCAGCAGGCCACGTACGCCCCCTGA
- a CDS encoding S8 family serine peptidase, whose amino-acid sequence MTTRTPSYEQNVPDTVYGYVSARSQGGVPMTEAASPTSALPFHAEPDVRQQAEEHARQAGLTVTAESMLGFAVAGTPAAFEQLTTGRIVSYEVEQRVEMGRRRAVTHLDIVGDRQPSALGIGTAPGEPSIEAVALEEPRVPMRLLPATARPPLVASFHLTLPDDVSRLLNATPAHERGHVGRGVRVAMVDTGQAPHAYFTTHGYDVTPTVSVAPGTRPDEDPVGHGTGESANIFAVAPGARLLPYRASGPNGRLTAATAGFMRAKAEQPQVLTNSWGGQVGFPEDGPLAQTDRVWALEILDAVEQGIVVVFAAGNGHFSIEPQVPGVLSAGGVFSDPQGRLRASDYTSGYASPWFAGVVVPTVSGLVGLAPLAQYLMLPIPPGCSIDVDESAEGDGTAVDDGWALFSGSSAAAPQIAGAAALLLEARPGLRPDQVAEALAMTATDVTTGKNAFDIPARRGPDEATGAGLVNVSAALDFVLTHDH is encoded by the coding sequence ATGACCACGAGAACCCCCAGTTACGAGCAGAACGTCCCGGACACCGTGTACGGCTATGTGTCGGCGCGGTCGCAGGGCGGGGTACCGATGACCGAGGCGGCCAGCCCCACGTCCGCACTGCCGTTCCACGCCGAGCCGGACGTCAGGCAACAGGCCGAGGAGCACGCCCGGCAGGCCGGTCTGACCGTGACGGCCGAGAGCATGCTGGGCTTCGCCGTGGCCGGGACACCGGCGGCGTTCGAGCAGCTGACCACCGGCCGGATCGTGAGCTACGAGGTCGAGCAGCGGGTCGAGATGGGCCGGCGGCGTGCCGTGACGCATCTCGACATCGTCGGCGACCGCCAGCCGAGCGCCCTCGGCATCGGGACCGCACCCGGTGAACCGAGCATCGAGGCCGTGGCGCTGGAGGAGCCGCGCGTGCCGATGCGCCTGCTCCCGGCCACGGCACGGCCTCCCCTGGTCGCGAGCTTCCATCTCACGCTGCCCGACGACGTGTCCCGGCTCCTCAACGCGACGCCCGCGCACGAACGGGGGCACGTGGGACGTGGCGTACGGGTCGCCATGGTGGACACGGGGCAGGCGCCGCACGCCTACTTCACGACGCACGGCTACGACGTCACCCCGACCGTGTCGGTCGCCCCGGGGACCCGTCCCGACGAGGACCCGGTGGGGCACGGCACGGGCGAGTCGGCGAACATCTTCGCCGTGGCGCCGGGCGCCCGTCTGCTCCCGTACCGGGCGAGCGGCCCCAACGGCAGGCTCACCGCCGCCACGGCGGGCTTCATGCGGGCGAAGGCGGAGCAGCCACAGGTCCTGACCAACTCCTGGGGCGGGCAGGTCGGTTTCCCGGAGGACGGACCGCTGGCGCAGACCGACCGGGTGTGGGCGCTGGAGATCCTGGACGCGGTGGAACAGGGCATCGTCGTCGTGTTCGCCGCGGGCAACGGTCACTTCTCGATCGAGCCGCAGGTGCCCGGGGTGCTGTCGGCCGGCGGGGTGTTCTCCGATCCGCAGGGCAGGCTGCGCGCGTCGGACTACACCAGCGGCTACGCCAGCCCCTGGTTCGCCGGTGTCGTCGTCCCCACGGTCTCCGGGCTCGTCGGGCTGGCGCCGCTGGCCCAGTACCTGATGCTGCCGATCCCGCCGGGCTGCTCGATCGACGTCGACGAGAGCGCGGAGGGCGACGGGACGGCGGTCGACGACGGCTGGGCGCTGTTCTCCGGCTCGTCTGCGGCGGCACCGCAGATCGCGGGAGCTGCGGCACTGCTCCTCGAGGCGCGGCCCGGGCTGCGGCCGGATCAGGTCGCCGAAGCGCTGGCCATGACCGCCACCGATGTCACCACCGGCAAGAACGCCTTCGACATCCCGGCCCGCCGGGGCCCGGACGAGGCCACCGGAGCGGGCCTGGTGAACGTGAGCGCGGCGCTGGACTTCGTCCTGACCCACGATCACTAG
- a CDS encoding HAD family hydrolase, whose protein sequence is MSGLSGMSVVFDLDGTLVDSEPNYFEAGRQVLAEHGVPDFTWADHERYVGISTLETVTLWKREYGLRASVEELLAAKNRRYLELARTATRAYPEMRKFVELLATEAVPMAVASGSSFEAITSILAGTGLDGQLRTVVSADEVAHGKPAPDVFLEAAARLGADPADCVVVEDAAPGAAAAHAAGMRCIAVPYVAAQADAPEFATAGLLVRGGQAEFTARAAYDWLVRAANSA, encoded by the coding sequence ATGAGCGGACTCAGCGGCATGTCGGTCGTCTTCGATCTCGACGGAACCCTCGTGGACAGCGAGCCCAACTACTTCGAGGCGGGCCGTCAGGTCCTGGCCGAGCACGGGGTGCCCGACTTCACGTGGGCCGACCACGAGCGCTACGTCGGGATCAGCACCCTGGAGACGGTCACGCTCTGGAAGCGGGAGTACGGCCTGCGCGCCTCCGTCGAGGAGCTCCTCGCCGCGAAGAACCGCCGCTATCTGGAGCTCGCACGCACCGCCACGCGCGCGTACCCGGAGATGCGCAAGTTCGTGGAGCTGCTCGCGACCGAGGCGGTCCCGATGGCCGTGGCCTCGGGTTCGTCGTTCGAGGCCATCACGTCGATCCTGGCCGGCACGGGCCTGGACGGGCAGTTGCGCACGGTCGTCTCGGCCGACGAGGTCGCCCACGGCAAGCCCGCCCCCGACGTCTTCCTGGAGGCGGCCGCCCGGCTGGGTGCCGATCCCGCCGACTGTGTGGTCGTGGAGGACGCGGCCCCGGGTGCCGCCGCGGCGCACGCGGCCGGCATGCGGTGCATCGCGGTCCCGTATGTGGCCGCGCAGGCGGACGCACCGGAGTTCGCGACCGCCGGGCTGCTGGTGCGGGGCGGACAGGCGGAGTTCACGGCACGGGCGGCGTACGACTGGCTCGTGCGGGCGGCGAACTCCGCCTGA
- a CDS encoding Lrp/AsnC family transcriptional regulator has translation MTVDELDTRILRLLLEQPRTSVREYARILGVARGTLQARLDRLERDGVITGTGPTLSPAALGHPVLAFVHIEVTQGHLDDVGDALAAVPEIVEAFSITGGGDLLTRVVARDNAHLEDVIQKLISLPGVVRTRSEVALRERVPQRLLPLVESIGRSAARK, from the coding sequence ATGACCGTGGACGAGCTCGACACCCGCATTTTGCGTCTGCTGCTGGAGCAGCCGCGCACCAGCGTGCGTGAGTACGCCCGCATCCTCGGCGTCGCCCGCGGCACGCTCCAGGCCCGGCTCGACCGGCTGGAGCGGGACGGCGTGATCACCGGCACGGGGCCGACGCTCTCGCCGGCCGCGCTCGGCCATCCGGTGCTGGCGTTCGTGCACATCGAGGTCACGCAGGGCCATCTCGACGACGTCGGCGACGCGCTCGCCGCCGTGCCGGAGATCGTCGAGGCGTTCTCGATCACGGGCGGCGGGGATCTGCTGACCCGGGTGGTGGCCCGCGACAACGCCCACCTGGAGGACGTGATCCAGAAGCTGATCAGCCTGCCCGGCGTGGTCCGCACCCGCTCCGAGGTGGCCCTGCGTGAGCGCGTCCCCCAGCGGCTGCTGCCGCTGGTGGAGTCGATCGGGCGGTCGGCGGCGCGGAAATGA